The Chrysemys picta bellii isolate R12L10 chromosome 10, ASM1138683v2, whole genome shotgun sequence genome segment AGCCATTGTGGCCTCCCCGATTGGCTCTACTGCTTTCAGCATGCAGTGTGGCCTCACCACCTGATTtactatatctacactacagcagctcaACTACAGTGCTatagctgtagtgtagacgctgTTTttctaagggtctgtctacactacaaaattactccgattttacagaattcgatttttggcaacagattgtataaagtcgagtgcatgcatccacactaagcacattaattcggcggtgtgcatccatagTACCGAGgttagcgtcgacttccagatcattgcactgtgggtagttatcccatagttcccgcagtctcccccgcccattggaattctgggttgagatcccaatgcctgatggggcaaaaaacattgttgcgggtggttctgggtacatgtcatcaggccccccctccctccgtgaaagcaacgacagacaatcgttttgcgccttttttcctgggttacctgtgcagacgccataccacgggcaagcatggagcccgctcagctgaccATCACCaaatgtctcctgggtgctggcagacgtgggactgcattgctacacagcagcagctcattgccttttggcagcaaaCGGTGCATTACGCCTGGTAGCCATTGTCATCAtactcctgggtgctcttttagccgacctcggtgaggtcggtaaGGGgtacctgggcagacatgggagtgactcagccaggtcattcccatcttctggcgaGTAGCCAGGAGATGACAATGGCTAGCAGTcataatgcagcatcttctgccgagcacccaggagatgacgatggctagcagttgtactgcaccgtctgctgccagcttaagatgtataagatagatggagtggatcaaaacaagaaatagaccagatttgttttgtgttcatttgctcccccctccctccgtgaaatcaatggcctgctaaacccagggttttgagttcaatccttgagggggccattctgtgtgacagttttgtgtttctccttgatgcaaagccaccccctttttttattttaattccctgtaagccatgttgtcaatcgcccctccctccgtcagagcaatggcagacaatcattttgtgccttttttcagtgcagaagccataccacagcaagcatggagcccgctcatcTCAacgcagcagtcatgaacattgtaaacacctcgcgcattaccGTGCAgtttatgcagaaccagaacctgaaaaaccaggcgaggaggtggcAACGGCAgtgcggtgacgagagtgatgaggacatggacacagaattctcgctggtgctttggagatcatggtgttaatggggcaggttctgggcctgggaaacaagcagagtggtgggaccgcatagtgttgcaggtgtgggacaagtcccagtggctgcaaaactttcgcatgcataaggacgctttcatggaactttgtgacttgcttttccctgccctgaagcgccagaataccaagatgagagcagccctcacagttgagaagcgagtggcgatagccctgtggaagcttgcaacgccagacagtcaggaatcaatttggagtgggaaaatctactgtgggggctgctgtgatgcaagtagccaaagcaatcactgagctgctgctaccaaaggtagtaactctgggaaatgtgcaggtcatagtagatggctttgctgcaatgggattccctaactgtggtggggcgatagggatatgggttccatctatcttGGCACCGGTCCActagggcagccagtacataaaccgcaaggggtacttttcaatggtgctgcaagcactggtggatcacaagggacgtttcaccaacatcaatgtgggggatggccaggaagggttcatgacactcgcatcttcaggaacactagtctgtttaaatggctgcagcaagggatttacttcccagaccataaaataactgttggggatgttgacatgcctatagttatccttggggactcagcctaccccttaatgccatggctcatgaagccatacacaggcagcctggacagtagtcaggagctgttcaactataggctgaacaagtgcagaatggtggtagaatgtgcatttggacgtttaaagggttgCTGGTGCACTTTaatgactcgctcagacctcagcaaaaccaatattcccattgttattgctgcttgctgtgtgctccacaatctctgtgagagtaagggggagtctgtttgtttctccttgatgaaaacccgtccCCTTGGTTGACTCATGCCCTGTAAGCCACCCGCattccccccttcgatcacagcttgcttgcagaggaaataaagtcactatcatttaaaaaccatgtattctttattaattgattataaaaataggGAGATAACtaacaaggtagcccgggtggggtgtgggaggagggaaggaaaaggccacttcaaaacttgtttaatgacagccttctgttgcttgggctgtccactggggtggagtggttgggtgcccagagcctccctcccccccgccccgcgttcctaggcgtctgggtgaggaggctatggaacttggggagggcggttaaacaggggctgcagcggcactctatgatcctgctgctgttcctgaagctccaccagacaccggagcatgtctgtttgatccCACagtagccccagcgttgcatcctgcctcctctgatcttcctgctacCACTTCTCATCTCgatcgtccctcctgtcctcacgttcgtCCCTCCTATCCTCACATTCATTGGCCGCTTTCCTGTACTGTGATACTGGGTCCTTCCAcacattcagatgagctcttttaTTGCGGGTCGACTGCAtgatctcagagaacatttcatcgcgtgggcgtttttttcgccgccttatctgagatagccttcgggacggcggagggaggcttgaaaaatttgcagctgcgggaaggaaaaaagggagagaagtatttaaaaagatacccattgttctgtaaaatgtatactCTTTtacagtgaacaacactattcacattacatagcacatgtgatttcggtacaaggtcgcattttgcatcttatattgagtgcctgcggctttggtgttagagatcacagatgcagggccgggcaacagaattcggcttgcaggcggccatggtaagccatagtctttcggcttctgcaaccttcataaaagcagcgccctcctttccgataccaagcaaagcccgtcgAATGCTGCGGTTTTtgtgttaacgtgcagcagcagaaaccaaactaaccccaccccctccccaatccaattctctgggatgatcgctttacccctccccgcaccgcgtggctggtaacagggaagatccctgctagccaaatgcgaacaGCTCAGCACCaatgccccctcctcccaccgcTTAGCTAACTGTGgggaggatttattttcagccacaggcaaacagcccagtaggaacggccacctctgaatgtccccttaattaaattaccgtatttcaaccaggttaccatgaacgatatcactctcctgaggataacacagagagataaagaatggatgttgcttgaatgccagcaaacactggtaccatacactgccaggctttgtcatgcaattatatcagattacttgctactagcatggtgtggtaaagtgtcctaccatggaggacggaataaggctgctctccccagaaaccttctgcaaaggcttttagagtacctccaggagagcttcatggagatgtccctggaggatttccgctccatccccagacacgttaacagacttttccagtagctgtactggccgtgaatgcatcccaagtcctcagggcaaattaatcattaaaaaacgcttgtttttaaaccatgtattatatatacacaaaggtacactcaccagaggtcccttctaccGCTTCATGGTCCGGgataccaccttgggagggtatttcagtcatggtgagaaaaagatcctggctgttggggagaacggtgtgctgtgtgctctcctcaAGCTCGTCCTCCTTCTTCTcatcattttccccatctgcaaaatcctcaggcatggctgagagtacccccgcctcggaatccactgtcaggggtggggtagtggtggcagccccccctagaattgcatgcaactcagcgtagaagtggcatgtctgcagctctgcaccGGAGTGGCCGTTtgattctttggttttctggtactcttgtctgagctccttaactttcacatggcactgtgttgagtccctgttgtggcctctctccatcatgcccttggagattttttcaaatgtattggcATTTCgccttttggaacgtagttctgatagcacggaatcgtctccccatacagcaatcagatccagtacctaccatacagtccatgctggagctctttttcgattctcagaCTGCAAGGTTACCTGTCCAATTCAGAGATAAAA includes the following:
- the LOC135974006 gene encoding uncharacterized protein LOC135974006 is translated as MMERGHNRDSTQCHVKVKELRQEYQKTKESNGHSGAELQTCHFYAELHAILGGAATTTPPLTVDSEAGVLSAMPEDFADGENDEKKEDELEESTQHTVLPNSQDLFLTMTEIPSQGGIPDHEAVEGTSAANFSSLPPPSRRLSQIRRRKKRPRDEMFSEIMQSTRNKRAHLNVWKDPVSQYRKAANECEDRRDEREDRRDDRDEKW